A portion of the Ptiloglossa arizonensis isolate GNS036 chromosome 11, iyPtiAriz1_principal, whole genome shotgun sequence genome contains these proteins:
- the LOC143152610 gene encoding protein mab-21 → MLLPQDMMAAQSKMLYQMNKYYGERVQARMGQVQKTIREVCKVVQDVLKEVEVQEPRFISSLTECNGRYEGLEVISPGEFEVVLYLNQMGVFNFVDDGTLPGCAVLKLSDGRKRSMSLWVEFITASGYLSARKIRSRFQTLVAQACDKCAYRDSVKMIADTTEVKLRIRERYVVQITPAFKCSGVWPRSAAHWPIPHIPWPHPNLVAEVKTEGFDLLSKESVALQGKQSAMEGDAWVLSFTEAETRLLHGGCRRRCLSILKTLRDRHLDLPGNPVTSYHMKTLLLYECEKHPLEAEWDEGCLADRINGIFLQLISCLQCRRCPHYFLPNLDLFKGKSPSGLENAAKQVWRLTRELLTNSRALEKL, encoded by the coding sequence ATGTTGCTACCCCAAGACATGATGGCGGCCCAGTCGAAGATGCTCTATCAGATGAACAAATACTACGGCGAACGGGTACAGGCCCGTATGGGCCAAGTACAAAAGACGATACGGGAAGTGTGCAAGGTGGTGCAGGACGTGCTGAAGGAGGTCGAGGTTCAAGAGCCACGGTTCATCTCCTCCCTGACCGAGTGCAACGGCCGCTACGAGGGCCTCGAGGTGATCTCGCCCGGCGAGTTCGAGGTGGTCCTCTACCTGAATCAGATGGGTGTGTTCAACTTCGTCGACGACGGCACCCTGCCGGGCTGCGCGGTGCTCAAGCTCAGCGACGGACGGAAGAGGTCCATGTCGCTCTGGGTGGAGTTCATCACCGCGTCCGGTTACCTGTCCGCGAGGAAGATCCGCTCGCGATTTCAGACACTGGTGGCGCAGGCGTGCGACAAATGCGCCTACAGGGACTCGGTGAAGATGATCGCGGACACCACGGAGGTGAAGCTACGTATCAGAGAGAGATACGTCGTACAGATTACACCGGCGTTCAAGTGCTCGGGCGTGTGGCCGAGATCGGCTGCCCATTGGCCGATACCCCATATACCGTGGCCGCATCCGAATCTGGTCGCGGAGGTCAAAACCGAGGGATTCGATCTGTTGTCGAAGGAGAGCGTGGCTCTACAGGGCAAACAATCGGCAATGGAGGGCGACGCTTGGGTTCTATCGTTCACCGAAGCTGAGACACGATTGTTGCACGGTGGTTGTCGCAGACGATGTCTAAGCATATTGAAAACCCTCAGGGACAGACACTTGGATCTACCCGGGAACCCGGTGACCAGTTATCACATGAAGACTCTGTTGCTGTACGAGTGCGAGAAACATCCTCTGGAGGCCGAATGGGACGAGGGTTGTCTAGCCGATCGCATAAACGGGATCTTTCTGCAGCTGATATCCTGCCTTCAGTGTCGAAGGTGTCCCCATTACTTCCTGCCCAATTTGGATCTGTTCAAGGGGAAGTCACCGAGTGGTCTGGAGAACGCGGCCAAACAAGTCTGGAGACTCACCAGAGAGCTACTCACGAACAGTCGCGCGCTGGAGAAGCTTTAG